A portion of the Flavobacterium magnum genome contains these proteins:
- a CDS encoding SUMF1/EgtB/PvdO family nonheme iron enzyme: MKTKTLFSKMTLSFMLLFAFGISRANNVQITGTSVTGSNITFTISWENSWNANVAPANWDAVWVFIKYQDCNTRIWAHAGLSTVGSDHSTSSPLQVDPVADGKGVFVRRSALGGGTIAPTQVTLKMNIPAGTYNYKVFGIEMVNVPQGNFELGDGTSASTFNSITVNSTSQASGISAAAIGGGSSTIPNTYPTGYNSFYCMKNEISQLQYVEYLNSLTYDQQKAHTYSDPISAAGTYVMFGSFGFRNGIIISTPGNNAAIPAVYACDASTGVENNSDDGQSIVANNLSWGDLTAYLDWAALRPMTELEYEKVCRGSMPRVAGEYPWGTTDLTQVYSTLGGLINDYMSNETYTPVANGMCTYGVGSANPAYGPIRVGAFASGTSGRSSAGAAYYGAMEMGGNVWEHVVNTTAAGVTFNGTNGDGTIAANGDANQSTWPSPTTAAGTGFRGGSYIDVAGRVRTSDRASVTTVDASRYPTFGGRGVR, translated from the coding sequence ATGAAAACCAAGACTTTATTTTCAAAAATGACCCTGAGCTTTATGCTCTTGTTTGCGTTCGGAATATCCCGCGCAAATAACGTACAGATTACCGGGACTTCCGTGACCGGATCGAACATTACTTTTACCATCAGCTGGGAAAACAGCTGGAATGCGAACGTGGCTCCGGCCAATTGGGACGCCGTATGGGTGTTCATCAAATACCAGGATTGCAATACGCGCATCTGGGCACACGCCGGACTCAGCACTGTAGGGTCTGACCATTCGACCTCCTCTCCGCTTCAGGTTGACCCTGTCGCCGATGGAAAAGGCGTATTCGTTAGAAGAAGTGCCTTGGGAGGCGGGACGATTGCGCCCACACAGGTCACTTTGAAAATGAACATTCCGGCCGGAACTTATAACTATAAGGTTTTTGGGATTGAAATGGTCAATGTGCCACAGGGTAACTTCGAACTGGGCGATGGCACGAGCGCGTCGACATTCAACAGCATTACTGTAAACTCCACTTCTCAGGCCTCGGGAATTTCAGCAGCAGCCATAGGTGGCGGCTCATCGACAATTCCTAATACTTATCCTACCGGATACAATTCCTTCTACTGCATGAAGAATGAGATTTCGCAATTGCAATACGTAGAATACCTGAATTCCCTGACTTATGATCAGCAAAAGGCACATACCTACAGCGACCCGATCAGTGCTGCCGGCACGTATGTCATGTTCGGAAGTTTCGGTTTCCGTAACGGTATCATCATTTCAACCCCGGGTAATAATGCTGCGATTCCCGCCGTATATGCCTGCGATGCTTCTACAGGAGTTGAAAACAATAGCGATGACGGACAAAGCATTGTTGCCAACAATTTAAGCTGGGGCGATTTGACCGCTTACCTGGACTGGGCCGCGCTACGCCCGATGACTGAACTGGAATATGAAAAAGTATGCCGTGGCAGTATGCCCCGCGTGGCCGGTGAATACCCATGGGGAACGACTGACCTGACACAGGTGTACAGCACCCTCGGCGGACTTATCAACGATTATATGTCGAATGAAACCTATACTCCTGTAGCTAATGGAATGTGTACCTATGGCGTAGGCAGTGCCAATCCTGCTTACGGACCAATAAGGGTAGGGGCTTTCGCTTCAGGAACTTCAGGAAGATCCTCTGCGGGCGCGGCTTACTATGGCGCTATGGAAATGGGCGGAAACGTTTGGGAGCATGTTGTAAACACAACTGCAGCCGGCGTTACTTTTAACGGTACAAACGGTGACGGCACCATCGCCGCCAACGGAGACGCAAACCAATCAACCTGGCCTTCACCGACAACCGCTGCCGGTACAGGTTTCCGTGGAGGAAGCTATATTGATGTTGCCGGCAGGGTACGCACTTCTGACAGGGCCAGCGTAACCACGGTAGATGCGTCAAGATATCCAACTTTCGGTGGAAGGGGTGTGAGGTAA